The DNA segment CTGGTCATAGCCAGTAGCATAGCCTTTGCAGCAGGATATGCTCTCCCCTACTCTCTAGCTGGCGCTATAGGAGCCTCAGCCGGTGTTAAAATCGAGAAGATTATGAGAGCTAGCGCCATGAAGTACCTACAGGGAATATTGTTAATAGGAGCGGGAGCCTATCTCATCTACTATAACCTCCCCGCCATATTATAGTTATTATAGTTTATCTCCCAGACAATAACAGCTTGTTAGAGAAAGTATCAAAACAATTATATTTAGTCTCCCTACTTATCCGTACTCCAAGGAGAGCCGCCTTGCAGGCCTCTATAAATAGCAAGTCAGTATTCTTCCTTGCCCTCATAGCATCACTTCTACTCGGGGCAGCCATAGGCTTTGCAGCCCATAGCGTTATAGGCGGAAACAAGGGGGTTGTTGTAGCTACTTCAAAGGCGGTATCCACTGGATCATCTATAGGCGTCTATCTCACAGTGGCAAATAACACCAGTAAAACCACATGCATCGTAGGCGCCGATATCGCCGAAAGTGTTAATGGCAACGTTGTAGTAGATATACACAAGACCGTTGAAGAGGAGGGAAGGGTTGTAATGCTGCCCGCAGGCCCTATATGCCTGGGGCCGGGGGAGACACTGGAGATGAGGCAGGGGCCGGGCAGCTACCACGTAATGATAATGGGGGATAGAAGCGCCATAGATAAGATAGTGGAGGATGGAACTGTAGAGATTAAAGTTCTGGTGGAGCAGGAGGTAGCTGCACCCCTAGAGGAGCCGTAAGCCGTAGGCATCCTCGAATGCCAGCTTCATGTTCATGTTTTATGTGGCGTTTTAGACGCGAGAAGCAAGCCAGCTGGAGTGGGTAGAACCACGGGCTTCCACGGCTCCTTCGATACCATGCTAAAGAATTTGGATGGCGGGGGAGGTTGAAAGGCGTTGTGGAAGGCGGCTACACCTCCAGTTACCAGCAGATTTTCAAGCTTAGCTAAAGCATTGGGGTAGTCCCTCTTCTCTATATCCACAAATGCCATATCAAAAGCCTCCCCTCCTTTAGATTCTAGGTCCGAGAAATAGTCTAGAGCATCGCCCTCTACAACCTCAAACTCTATCCTCCCCCCGAACATATCCCTGGCCCCTTCAAGCTTCCTCGAGAGAATGTTAGCCAGTTCCCCCTCATACTCGATAGCAATTATCCTACAAGCCATCTCCAAACACCTATGGTAAGCTCCGTAGGCTATCCAGACGGTCGAATAGCCGATGCCAGCGCCAGCATCAACATAAGTCCTCTTTCCGCCGCCAACCAAATATGCTATGGAAGCTAGTATAAGGCCGTCCTCAGGGTCTATAGCAGGAATGCCAAGCTCAATACTAGCCCTCCTAATATTTTCCGAGAATACTTGGAACTGCCTGGCTTCGCTAATCATAGTTTATGCCACCGCTCGCTCGAACCGCTGTTTCATAAATTCGCTATTAGCGTTTTATATCTGCTACTGCAGCCAGAGTATCTTCAAGCATCCAGTAGTGTCTAGTACATAGTCTACATGATCCCAGCGGGCTTCGAGTCACGCAGATATTATCAGCCTAACCCAGAAACTAACCCTTGCTAAAAGCCTCCTACCAGAAGACATGCTATATTCCACTATATCGGCTGGCTAGAATGCAGTAGAGGCTCCTACTTAAACACTTCTAACTAAAGCCACATGAATTATATTGTTCAATATATAGGATGCTTCTGGAGAAGAGAGTTAGTTGTTCGACTATATTTAAACCTTGTACAGGCTGACTAGACCGCCTGGGGGAGTAGGGGTTTGGCTGTTAAGCTTAGGAGGAGGGATTTTCTAAAGCTTGTCGGGGCTGCTGGAGTTGCCGTATCGCTCCTAGGAGTAGTTCCGCCTATAGTTAGGTATACGGTCCCGCCGATACTTAGGGGGGAGATGCCCAGGAGCAAGCTGGTCTGGGAAGACTGTAGCCCGGTCAAGGCTTCGGAGCTGGAGGCTAACACTCATTACCTCTTCTACTATCCTCTTGTGGATACTATAAATACTCTTCTAAAGCTCGAGACTCCCAGCGGGAAGCCTATTAGAATACCCGAGATGAGGGTTCCCAGCCAGATGAACCCCGCTATGGAGCCTCCGGCGTGGCTTGACGGTGATTTAAGCGATAGCGAGATAAGGAGACTCGAAGAGATTGCGACGGGAGGCGGGTTCTTCATTTACCCGCCCGGCGTTGGTCCAGACGGCAACATAGTGGCCTACAACCTAATATGTCAGCACCTGGGCTGCCCCTACCCAGCCCTCAGATACTACCCTCCGGGCACACCAATAACAACAAACCCACCCGACGTGGGGGCTAAAGGGGGCGTGCTGCATTGTATGTGCCACGGATCGGCCTACGACCCCTCAAGAGGCTCCATAGTGCTAACACCCCCCACAGTAAAGCCTTTGCCCGCCATAAAGCTCGAGTGGGACCCGGCGACTGACGAGCTTTATGCGGTCGACGTTGTGGGCCCCACCATACTCGGCAAAGTCTGCAACACATGCGGAAAGCTAGTAGGCTCCACGGTTGTAGTGGGTGTTAACAGGGAGCCCGAGAAGGTTCAGTGCTAACCATGGGAAGGGGTGTGGGGCTATGGCTGCTAGGATGCTTGCGAGGAAGGCTTGGGAGTGGATATACGAGAGGGGTGGCTTAGGCCACCTTCCATTCTATAGGGTGCCCTACAGCTATTTCACGCTAGACATATGGCTGGGGGCTATAGTCGCCTCTAGCTTCTTCTGGCTTGCCCTAACCGGCCTTCTGCTGCTCTTCTACTATAGGCCCACGGATCCGCTGGAGTCTAGTAAGGCTATAATTTTCGAGAGGCCGTTCGGCGCCCTCCTGCTTACAAGCCATCTCTACGCAGCCCACTTCATGCTAATAGGGGTTTTCGCCCACGCTTTCAGAAACCTGTTCAAGGGAGTATACAAGAGGCCTAGGGAGCTGGTGTGGATAGTCGGTGTTGCAACAGGCTTCCTAGCCCTCCAGACGGCGTTCTTCGGCTACAGTCTTGTCGGGGATAGGATAGCTAAGGAGGCTGTAAACATCGGCTCAGCACTCAACCTCAGGAGCCTCGGAGAGGAGCTGGGGCTCTATGTTGTTGCAATACTCTTCGGCCTAGACCCCGCCGAAAGGTACTTCAGGATAACCGCCCTCCACGTGCTCCTCGCCGCCACAGTATTCCTCCTCTTCCTACTCCACTTCGGCCTCTTCGAGGTCCACGGCCCAGCCCCGAAGGAGGAGGAGACGGGCTGGAAGGCCGAGCCTGCGAAGATACCGCAGGATAGGAAGGACCTGGCGCCGTGGTTCCCGGTCAACCTCGTCTTCATACTGGCAGTCACCCTTATGACGTGGGGCTTTATAGTCTTTACCGCTGGCATGGCTCAGAGGTTCGCAGACCTACTACCACCCCTTTTCAAGCCATACCCTGTTGAGGCTGAGGACTTCACACCAATGCCCCCATGGTTCTTCCTCTACACCTACAGGATCTTCCAGATGACTTTCCTGACACTCAGCCTGGAGAACACGCCCCAGCTGCTCCAGTTTATAGTGGCGCTCGTCCTACCGCCGCTGATATTAATGCTCATACCCTTCGTGGATAGAAAGGTTTCCACAAACCCTGTTGACAGGCCTTGGATAACCGGCCTGGGCATAATACTGCTAACCGGCTATATGCAGCTGACCATTTGGTCTATGATAGAGCCTGGTATACCTATAAGGCTGGTGCAGCTGCTCACCGTAGCGAGCCCACCACTGGCTATTACAATAGCAGGCCTCTACCTGCTCAGGAAGGTTAGGGTGGGTGAGGACATAACGCCTGGAGACTTCATAGCCTCCTCAGGCCTGCTGGCGGCGGCCACAGCTCTACCCCCGCTACTTGGTATGGCGCTTGGCGTGCCGGAGCTTCACCAAGAGGTTGCAGTGGGCTTCCTAGGCCTGGCGTTCGCCGCGGTAATACTTGGCTGGATAGCGGCTAAACTTAGGGTGGAGCCCGAGGGGGAGCTACAGCCCGTGCAAGACCCGGACACCTCCATACCCTGGTACCTGCTGCTGGCAGCGCTTGGCGAGGTGGGTATAGCTGCGTTCTCCCTAATAGCACTGACGGCGATAGCCATCATAGACCCTGTAGCCTATGCAATGCAGGCCACAGTACTAACAGGGCTTCTACTACTATCGGGTGGAGCACTCGCGCACGCACTCTTCAGGGCGCTCGCCGCAGAGTGGATACCGCGTGGAGACGTGGTCAGCGAGCTTAAAGTCCACTGCCTACCCTACCTAGCTCTAGCCCTAGCTGCAATCTTCGTACTGTAGAGAGGCGAGAACGGTTTTTCCATGTTTTGACACATTCTCAACCCCGCAGCCCCGTCGAGATGATACAACCACCTATTTCTCCCCTAGCTCCCTATAAGCCTACATCACGGGTTGTGCGATGGTAGATGCAGATCCACTAAACATTGTATACCTGGCCTTACTGACAGTAGGCTGGCTAGCCAGCATAGGCGGCTTCATCGAATTTAGGAGAAGCCTTATGGGGGGCGGTTTCGTCTGCAAAGCCGAAAACAAGGGTTGGATAAGCTGTAGGTCAGCCTACGTCATACCCCAGGCGTTCATAGCCGGGCGAATCCACCTCTCGGAGCTCGCCCCCATATACTTTACCGCCACGCTTGCAGCCGCCCTCCTGGGGGTGCTCCTAGACATAGGCCTTCTACTCGGTATTTCACAACTGCTCACGGCTGCTGGAGCAGCTGCTGTGCCGTATCTCGTATACCTTGAGGTGAGGGTTGCAAGGGCAATATGCCTGTGGTGCACTGTAATGCACATCTCCCTAATACTAGCCCTAGCGGCAGCGGCGGCGGAGGTTTTAGGAGGTTAAGAGCCCTGATCAAAGCTGTTATATAGCGGAGGTAGCCCCTGTAATGGCCTCCCAAAACAGGACTACCTACATTTTAATAGCAGGCCTTCTGCTCGTCGTGATAGTCGTCGGGGCCGCTCTACTCCTCCGACCAGGCGGCGAAGAGACGGCGACCACCACCCCTGTAGAGACAGAGGAGACCGGGGTAACAACAGAGGCAACGGGTGTAACGACAACCACGGCGACGACTACAGAGGGGGGTGTTGGAGGAGGTGCGGAAACCACGACCGAGACAAAAGTCGAGACAGGGCCAGTAGTGTTAAGGGTTCTGACCCGCCATCCAGGGGAGATACAGCTGGCGGCGAAGGAGGAGTTCCTTAAGAGTGATATAGCTAAGAGGTATAATATCGTTGATATAAAGTTCTACTCCGTGCCGCCCGTGAGCTGGATAAGCGCCATAGAGAGTAGAGGCGATATAGACGTCGCCTGGGGAGGCGGCCCAACCCTATTCGACCAGCTATACCAGGCGGGCTACCTAGCCCCCCTCACCAGCGACGCCGCCCTCAATGCCGCTGCACAGATCCCAGACCTCTTTGCCGGTGCCCCTATGAAGCGTGTAGACAGCGAGGGAAGGATATACTGGGTTGCAGCCAGCGTCGCCAGCTTCGGCTTCACGGTGAACCATGACGTGCTAAACCAGTACAACCTACCTGTTCCTAAGAGGTGGGCCGACCTTGCGTCACCCGTGTACGCCGGCCCTCTTGTCCTCGAGAACAGACCAGTGATTGCGATAGCAGACCCAACTAGGTCTACAAGCAACACTAGGATGTACGAGATAATACTCCAGGCCTACGGCTGGGAAGAGGGCTGGAGGGTCCTCACTGGAATGGCGGCTAACGCCCTGGTTGAAGGCGGTAGCGCGGAGGTTAGGGACGATGTTATCCAGGGTAGGGTGGCTATAGGGATAACAATCGACTTCTACGGCTACACAGCTATGAAGGCCAACCCGGCTACAGAGTATATCATACCTGAGGGGGAGACCATCATAAACGGCGACCCCATAGCCCTCCTCACAACTTCCAAGCACCCCGAGGCGGCACAGGCTTTCATAGCGTGGGTGCTAACTGAGGGCCAGAAGATATGGTTCAGGGAGGACATCAACAGGCTGCCCTCTAACCCGAAGGCTTTCGAGCTGCCCGAGGGCAGGGAGAGGCAGGACCTCAAAACAATATACGACAAGCTCTCCCAGGCTAAGTCTATGGAGTTCAGCGACGAAGAGGCACTTAAAATAGAGTCGGCTATGCAGCTCTACTTCAAGGCAACACTGGTAGACCTGAACGGGATACTTAAGGAAGTGTGGATGACTATGGTCCAGCTTCTCATGGAGGGCAAGATAGACGAGCAGACTTTCAACGACTACATGTCCAGACTCGGGTCGCCTCTAAAGTATCTCGACCCAGCCACCGGCGAGGAAAAGGTGTTTACAGAGGAGGACGCAGCAAGGGTTACTGGCGTGCTTAGGGAGAACCCGAGGCTTAAGGATGCTTACATCTCGGCGTGGAGGGAAGCTGCTATAGCGAAGTACGAGTCCCTCCTCGACGAGCTCTCCTCGCTAGGGGGCTGAGCAAAGGCCTTGCCCAGGCGGCTAGACCCGAGTGCCCTCATATTCACAGCATTCCCGCTAGCCTTTTTCACCCTCCTGCTCATAGCTCCACTGGCCCTCCTGCTCTACAAGCCCCTCGTCACCCTCGTATCCATCGACTACCCCCTGGGGGGCCTCCTCGACTATCCTTTCGTTAGCAAGAGGCCGCTTGGCTCCCACTTCAAGTATATAGACCTCCCCACCGGTCCCGACAAACTCATAATTTCTCTAAAGGACTACGGCGTCATAGTCAACACAGTAATAGTGGCAACCCTAGTAACCCTATTCTCCACTATTGTAGGCACAGCAGCAGCACTCCTAACATCCTCATACTATTTCCCAGGGAGGGATGTGGTGAGGATAGTGATGATGCTGCCGCTTCTCTACACCCCCTTCGTAAACGCGTTCGTAGTCTACAACCTCTTCGGCAAGGACAACGGGGTTCTAGCGTCGATCACCGGGTCACTCTTTGGAGTGTCAGTCTACTTCCAGGGCCTAGCCGGGGTCATCCTAACACAGACCCTCATGTTCTGGCCTATAGTCTATGTTAACGCGTTTGCAAGCATGGTACAGATAGACCCTAGCCTCAAAGAGCAGGCCGAAAACCTTGGCGCGCGGGGGCTGAGGCTCCACAGAACAGTAACCCTACCCCTCGCCATGCCGGGTATAACGGCTGGCGCCGCCCTCGTCTTCATATTTAGCATGGAGGACCTCGCAGCGCCCATAGCATTCAGGGTGGACAACGTTATCTCCAGGTGGATAGTCAACGAGATTCTGGCCTCGCCGAGCGTCGAGGAGATCTCTGTGGACACCCTGATACTAGCCCTGATTCTTGTGAGTACAGCCAGCCTCTGGTTCGTCACCGTGAAGAGGTACCTCAGCCTACGCCAATACGCTATGCTTCAGAAAGGCGGTGTTAGAGAGCGTAGGCTCGAGGAGCCGGGGCCCCTTGCGAAGGCCCTCATATACCTCATCCTTATACCCTGGATACTCGTAAGCATCTCACCCCAGCTAGGAGTCGTCGTGTACGCCTTCAGCGAGAGCTGGATTGGCACCGTGCCCCAGGGCCTCACCCTGGATCACATGAGGGAGGTCCTGAGCGACGGTCGAGTGGTGAACGCCTTTAGGAATAGTGTGACCTACGCCCTACTCGCCTCGATCATCTCAATAGTAATAGCTGTGACAACATCGTATTCGGTTGAGAGGCTTAGGACGAGGCTCTCGGAGCCCCTAGACGTCCTGGCGACAATACCTATAGCCCTCCCCGGCCTGGCCCTAGCCCTCGGGTTCCTCATAATGTTCTCAACAGACTTTACCAAAGGCACGATACTAGACCCCTACGAATTCCCAGCCCTCTTCCTGGTCCTGGCATACTCGGTTAGGAAGAGCCCCTTCGCCACCAGAGCAGCCTTCGCCGGGCTGAAGCATCTCCACAAGAGCCTGGAAGAGGCTGCGATGAACCTTGGGGCCAGAAGACTTAGGGTTATACGGGACATAACGGTGCCTCTCATAGGCATAAACCTCCTGGGTGGTGTGCTCCTAACTTTCGTCTACAGCGTCACAGAGGTGAGCACCAGCATAACGATAGGCGGTCTCAACGAAGACTACTCTCCCATAACATACATAATCTACGACTACGTAACCGGGGGTTATGGGGGAGGAGCTTTCGTGCACCTGGCAGCATCCATAGTGGTTATATTGATGGCTATACAGGTAGCGGCTATAACTTTCGTGAACGTGGCGTTGAAGCAGAGGTACGCATTCATAGGGGTGTGAAGCACCCGTGGCTGGCATAAATCTGGAAGGGGTGACAAAGAGGTTCGGCACCACTGTAGCCCTCGACAGTGTCAGCCTTGAGATCAGCGATGGAGAGATCTTCACGCTCCTAGGCCCCAGCGGCTGCGGGAAGACAACTACCCTGAGAGTTATAGCGGGCTTCGAAACCCCCGACGAAGGGAGGGTCTACATAGGGGATAGGGACGTTACAATGCTGAAACCTTATGAGAGGAACACTGCTATGGTTTTCCAGAACTACGCCCTCTGGCCTCATATGAGGGTGTTCGACAACATAGCCTACGGCCTAAAGCTCCGCAAGCTGCCTAGGAGCGAAATTGTCAGGCGTGTTAGGTGGGCTGCCGAGCTTCTCGAGATCGACCATCTTCTGGACCGCTACCCCCACCAGCTGAGCGGGGGGCAGCAGCAGAGGGTGGCGGTGGCGAGGGCTATAGTGACGGAGCCCGAGGTCCTCCTCATGGACGAGCCTCTAAGCAACCTAGACGCCCACCTCAGGCTGAAGATGAGAGAGGAGATAGTTAGGCTTCAGAAGAGGCTCGGCGTCACCATAGTCTATGTGACCCATGACCAGGAGGAGGCCCTTAGCATAAGCCACAGGGTGGCAGTTATGAACAGGGGTAGGGTAGAGCAGGTGGGGACGCCTGTGGAAGTCTATGAGAAGCCGGCTACATATTTCGTGGCAACATTCATAGGGAGGTCCACTGTTCTTGAGGGCATTGTCTCCGAGGTACTGGGCAGCGGTATGGTTAGGGTCATGATTGAGGGGGGCCTTTCCATAGTGGGGACCGACATGGAGGGGGGCCTTAGGGAGGGTGAGAGGGTCAGGGTGGTAATTAGGCCTGAGAGGGTCAAGGCAGGCAGCGAGTATAACGGGGAGAATGTGTTCGAAGGAACAGTCTCTCTAGCCATGTTTCTAGGCTGGAGAACACAGCTCAAGGTAGAGGTCGGGGGCCAGGAGATCACAATATACTCTGACCCGCGTAGAGCACCGGCGCCAGGCCAGCCCGTGAGGTTCTACGTGGACCCTGAGGAGGCTAAGGTCTACAGGCACACTGGCAGCAGCTAGCACTTCCTACATGGCCCCGGTATGCCAAGCCCCGCGTCGACCCTATCCCAAACTATGTTAACAAGTGCTGGGGCGACATTGAGTGGAGCGGGGGTGTAAACCCGCTCTGCAGCCCCCGCCTCGCTGCACAGCTTATCGCCGTAAACCGCCCTTCTATACGCTGCAAGCTTCTCTTCATCCCGCCATACTCCCCCGCCTGCGTAGTCTACGCAGAGCAGCTCCTCCGGCTTCACGCCGATGTAGCTCATCACATCCCTAACCCCCCCTTGTATGAGGGAGGCTCCCAGGGGTCGGCCCCTCAAAACCGCTTTAACCCACCCCTCTAGACTGTCTGCGTCGGGGTAGAGTCTTCTCACGTCGGAGGACCTCGCGAGTATCCACCTAGCCCCAAGCCTCACAGCAGCAAGAACTCCCTGCCTGACTCCATGGGACAGGAGGAGGCTTGAGGAGATGAACACTCCGGCTTCGAGGGGGGTGCCAGCTGCTCCTATGTGTATCCTGCCGGCCTCCAACCCATCCCCCCAGGATATGTGCATCTAGATCTCCTAGATCTCCATGCCCAGCCTTCTCAGGAGCCGTTTGTCGCGCTTCAGCTTCTTCATCATTGTCTTAAGGTTCTTGTAGTAGGTTAGCAGCTCCCTCACGTCCTCAACGCTTGTGCCGCTGCCTATGGCTATTCTCCTCATCCTCCTCTTGTCAATGATATCAGGCCTGTCTAGCTCCTCGTACGTCATACTCTCTATTATAGCCATCCACCTCCTCATCTTCTCCTCACCCAGCTTTAGCGCCCCCTCGTCTATGCTAGCCAGCATGGAAGCACCCGGCAGCATCTGGAGGACCTTGCCCAGGGGCCCCAGCTTTCTCATAGCCTTAAGCTGTCTATATATCGTGCGCATCGTTATCCTCCCCTTCAAAACATCTTCAGCCGCCTTATCGAGCTCGCTAGCCTCCTCCAAGCTCCTTATCCTTTCAAGGAGGCTCTCCAGATCGCCCATGCCCAGTATCCTGGCGACGAACCTCCTAGGTGCAAATGGCTCCAGCTCGCTCAGAGTCTCTCCTGTACCTATGAACTTTATCCTCGCCCCCGTAACGGCTGCCGCTGTAAGGGCGCCGCCGCCGCGGGCTGTGCCATCCATCTTAGTTATTATTATGCTGCCTATGGGGGTTGACTTATGGAACCTCTCAGCCAGGGACATAGCCTTCTGGCCTATACTCGCGTCTATAACCAGGGCCACCTCATCAGGTCTTACCTTAGAGGCTATAGCCCTCATCTCCTCGAGCAGCTTGGCCTCCTCGCCGTGCCCGTGACGGCCAGCGGTGTCAACTATCACTACCTCGGCCCCCCGCTGGAGAAGCTCCTCCAAACCCCTCCTAGCTATATCCGCCGGGTCCCCCTCCTTCTCGCCGTAGAACATAGCCCCCGCCTCCTCAGCCAGCCTCTTGAGCTGCTCGTATGCTCCTGGCCTGTGGGTGTCGCTGCTGACCAGGCCCACCTTATAGCCGCGCCTCACATAGTAGTATGCCAGTTTTCCGGCGGTCGTAGTCTTACCCGAGCCCTGAACTCCGACGAGCAGTATGACCCACGGCGTCTTAGGCGGCTCCACCTGGGGCTCCTGCTCGCCCCCGAAAAGCTTCACAAGCTCCTCATAAACTATCTTTATCATCCAATCCCTCCTAGTGACGCCCGGAGGGGGCTCCTCCTTGAGCGCCCTCTCCCTTATGCTCCTAGTGACGCTCAGCACCAACTTTACATTCACGTCAGCCTTTATCAACTCCCTCTGCAGATCCCTGAGGAAGGCGTCAACGGCCTTCTCATAGACTCCCCCTCCCTTCAAGAACTTGGCTACAGCCCTCCTAACGCCCTCCATCATAGGCAGCGCCAACCCCACCTCCTAAGAGTAGGAGGCTGCAGGGGATAAAGGGCATGTAGAGGCTTGTACCGGAAAGCTAAAGCCCCAGGGAGGCCACATACCACTGACACTTGGGCTGTGAGGCCGTTCCGGCGGCTCCGGAGCCGCTCTGGCTGTGGGAGCGGCTGTGGGGACCGCTTCGCTGGGCCGAGCCTCTAACCTATATTAGGCCTTCCCCCATGTTGGAATACAGGGATTAGGCGTTGGCTGAGGAGACTAGCTTCAAATATATAGTCAGGATAGCGGGTGTCGATATAGATGGAGATCTAAAGCTGCCCTACGGGCTGGCCAGCATTAAGGGCATCGGATATACCACGGCCATGGCTGTAATCCGTATGCTAGGCCTCGACCCCGAGAAGAAGGTAGGTTTCCTGACGGAAGAGGAGATTAGAAGGCTGGACGAAGTCCTGAGGGATATAACCCAGCTCGGCCTTCCTAAATGGCTCTACAATAGGAGGAGAGACTACGAGACTGGAAAGGATCTCCATCTCATAGGCAACGAGCTGATATTCTACGCTAGGAGGGATATAGAGAGGGAGATGAAGATCGGGTCGTGGAGGGGTATAAGGCATAAGTACGGGCTGAAGGTCAGAGGCCAGAGGACGAGGACCACGGGCAGGCTGGGCATGACAATAGGCGTCCGCAAGAAGAGGTAGCCCTCGGGGGTGGGGGGTTATGGGCGATCCCAGGAAGCCTAGGAAGAAGTGGGAGGGCCCGAAGCACCCGTGGATAAAGGAGAGGCTGGAGCGTGAGAGGGAGCTTATGGGGCGTTACGGGCTGAGGAATAAGAAGGAGCTTTGGAAGGCCGAGACGCTGGCTAGGAGGTTTAGGCATAGGGCAAGGAGCCTGCTAGGGCTGCCGCCGGAGGTTAGGAGAGAGGCTTCGCGGGTACTTGTCGAGAGCCTGTACAGGATGGGGCTGATAGACAACCCGAATGTAGACATCGACGAGGTCCTGGGTATAAACGCTGAGAAGGTTCTGGAGAGGAGGCTCCAGACGATAGTGTATAAGAAGGGGCTGGCGAATACCATATACCAGGCCAGGCAGCTTGTGGTACACGGCCACATAGCCATAGCTGGCCGGAGGGTCACAAGCCCCGGCTACCTGGTCAGCAGGGAGGAGGAGAAGCTAATAGATTATGCCCCTGGAAGCCCGTTTAAGGAGAAGGCGGAGGAAGCTGCACAGGCGTAGAGGGGGTGTTGAGTATTGGCTATGTACCCGAGGGAGCTTAAGTGGGGTGTAGCCCACATTTATAGTAGCTTCAACAACACGCACGTCCACATCACAGACCTCACAGGGGCTGAAACGGTAGCCAGGGTGACTGGGGGTATGGTTGTTAAGGCCGATAGAGAGAAGCCAAGCCCCTACGCAGCCATGATAGCCGCCAGCAGGGCGGCTCAGAAGGCTATGGAGCGCGGTATAGCGGCTATACACATTAAAGTCAGGGCGCCCGGCGGCCACGGCCCCAAGACCCCGGGGCCTGGGGCCCAGGCCGCTATAAGAGCTCTAGCCAGGGCTGGCTTCATAATAGGCAGGATCGAGGATGTAACGCCGATACCCCACGACACCACGAGGAGGCCGGGCGGCAGAAGGGGTAGGAGGGTATAGCCTCCGGGAGACTCATGCCCATCGGCCAATATGTTTTCACCGGGTTT comes from the Aeropyrum camini SY1 = JCM 12091 genome and includes:
- a CDS encoding signal recognition particle protein Srp54: MMEGVRRAVAKFLKGGGVYEKAVDAFLRDLQRELIKADVNVKLVLSVTRSIRERALKEEPPPGVTRRDWMIKIVYEELVKLFGGEQEPQVEPPKTPWVILLVGVQGSGKTTTAGKLAYYYVRRGYKVGLVSSDTHRPGAYEQLKRLAEEAGAMFYGEKEGDPADIARRGLEELLQRGAEVVIVDTAGRHGHGEEAKLLEEMRAIASKVRPDEVALVIDASIGQKAMSLAERFHKSTPIGSIIITKMDGTARGGGALTAAAVTGARIKFIGTGETLSELEPFAPRRFVARILGMGDLESLLERIRSLEEASELDKAAEDVLKGRITMRTIYRQLKAMRKLGPLGKVLQMLPGASMLASIDEGALKLGEEKMRRWMAIIESMTYEELDRPDIIDKRRMRRIAIGSGTSVEDVRELLTYYKNLKTMMKKLKRDKRLLRRLGMEI
- a CDS encoding 30S ribosomal protein S11, producing the protein MAMYPRELKWGVAHIYSSFNNTHVHITDLTGAETVARVTGGMVVKADREKPSPYAAMIAASRAAQKAMERGIAAIHIKVRAPGGHGPKTPGPGAQAAIRALARAGFIIGRIEDVTPIPHDTTRRPGGRRGRRV
- the rpsD gene encoding 30S ribosomal protein S4, with translation MGDPRKPRKKWEGPKHPWIKERLERERELMGRYGLRNKKELWKAETLARRFRHRARSLLGLPPEVRREASRVLVESLYRMGLIDNPNVDIDEVLGINAEKVLERRLQTIVYKKGLANTIYQARQLVVHGHIAIAGRRVTSPGYLVSREEEKLIDYAPGSPFKEKAEEAAQA
- a CDS encoding ABC transporter ATP-binding protein, which produces MAGINLEGVTKRFGTTVALDSVSLEISDGEIFTLLGPSGCGKTTTLRVIAGFETPDEGRVYIGDRDVTMLKPYERNTAMVFQNYALWPHMRVFDNIAYGLKLRKLPRSEIVRRVRWAAELLEIDHLLDRYPHQLSGGQQQRVAVARAIVTEPEVLLMDEPLSNLDAHLRLKMREEIVRLQKRLGVTIVYVTHDQEEALSISHRVAVMNRGRVEQVGTPVEVYEKPATYFVATFIGRSTVLEGIVSEVLGSGMVRVMIEGGLSIVGTDMEGGLREGERVRVVIRPERVKAGSEYNGENVFEGTVSLAMFLGWRTQLKVEVGGQEITIYSDPRRAPAPGQPVRFYVDPEEAKVYRHTGSS
- a CDS encoding 30S ribosomal protein S13: MAEETSFKYIVRIAGVDIDGDLKLPYGLASIKGIGYTTAMAVIRMLGLDPEKKVGFLTEEEIRRLDEVLRDITQLGLPKWLYNRRRDYETGKDLHLIGNELIFYARRDIEREMKIGSWRGIRHKYGLKVRGQRTRTTGRLGMTIGVRKKR